The nucleotide window GCCCAGGCGCCCGCCCCGCTGATCCCTTTCGAGACCACGGCCCGGGGGCGCAAAAGCTGGATCATGTCAGACAGCGGATCGGTCATTCAGGACTATCACAAATAATATACGGATCTTAAGCGGATGATAGTCCGGATCATGCCGGTTACATCGGTCCGGTCAACAGCGAACACAGGAAACCGCCATGAATACCGTCCTCATCACCGGCTGCTCATCGGGCTACGGGCTGGAAACCGCCCGCCATTTTCACGCCCAAGGCTGGTCCGTCATCGCCACCATGCGCCGCCCGCGCGAAGGGGTGCTGCCGGTATCGGACCGGCTCCGCCTTTTGGCTCTGGACGTGACCTGCCCCGACAGCATCGCAGCGGCGCTCGAAGCGGCAGGGCCCGTCAATGTTCTGGTCAACAATGCCGGCATCGGCGTCGTCGGCGCATTCGAGGCAACGCCAATGGCCCATGTCCGCAAGGTGTTCGACACCAATACCTTCGGCACGATGGCCGTGGTGCAGGCGGTCATCCCGCAGATGCGAGCGCGCCGGTCGGGGGTGATCGTCAACGTGACCTCCAGCGTGACGCTGGCGCCGATGCCGCTGGCCGCCGCCTATACCGCCAGCAAGCAGGCCATCCAGGGCTTTACCGGATCGCTGGCGCATGAGCTTGCAGCCTTCGGGGTGCGCGTTCGGCTGGTGGAACCGGGCTATGCCCCGACCACGCGCTTTGCCGCGAATACCGACATTCCGGTGATGGACCTGATCCCCGAAGCCTATGCGGATTTTGCAGGACCCATCTTTGCGGGCTTCGCCAAGCCGGGGCTGACGACACGGGAAAGCGACGTGGCCGAGGCGGTCTGGCGCGCCGCGAATGACACGTCGGACCGGCTGCACTATCCCGCCGGTGCCGACGCTGTGGCGCTTGCGGGCCAGGCATGACGACAGGGGGCGCGGCAGCCGGTCAGGCCTTGCGGTCGCCGCGCCCGGCAAGAAGGCACAGGATTGCCAACAGTTGCACGGCGGCGGCGCAGGCAAAGAGCAGCCCCTCGCTGCCCGCGTCGCCCCGCAGCAGGCCAAAGGCCGCGGGCGCAAAGGCATAGCCAGCCTGCCCGATCGCCACGATCAGCGGCACCACCCGTGCGGCGTCGGTCGGCGTAAACTCCTGCTGCGCGATCAGCGGCGGCAGCGAGGTCGCATTGCCGATGCCAAGGCCGAACAGCGCAAGCCCGGTGAACAGCCAAAGGCCACCCTCCCCCGAAGCAGCAAGAAAGACCAGTGATCCAAGCACTTGCACGCCATAGCTCATGCAAGCCACCAGCCGCCGGTCGGCCGAAACCGGCATCACCCAGCCCACCAGCGTGCGACCCAGGATCGCCGCCAGCGTGGCGCCGCCCATTGCCAGCCCGGCCGCGCCCTCTCCCAGCACCGGCACCAGCAGCGAGAAGAGATGCGCCAGCAGCCCGATCTGCGCAAAAAGGCCCAGCATCATCCCCGCGGCCAGCGTCAGGAACTTGCGGTCCCGCCAAAGACGCAGACGCGGCACGCCCGCCCCGGCGAGCCGCGCCGCCCTTGGAGCCGCGGCCCCGTCGGGGTGCTGCCCCATCGCTTCGGGAGTGCGCGAGAAGA belongs to Frigidibacter mobilis and includes:
- a CDS encoding MFS transporter, which gives rise to MSSLPFASPRPFFGWHVVAATFVLASFGWGVGFYGPPVFLYAVVERTGWPVALVSAAVTVHFLVGAVVVANLPRLYRRLGVPQVTVLGAGLLALGVTGWALAAVPWQLFGAALASGAGWVGMGAAAVNALIAPWFSLRRPAALGMAYNGASLGGVIFSPLWITLIAGIGFAAAALAVGGVMVVAVALLAVLVFSRTPEAMGQHPDGAAAPRAARLAGAGVPRLRLWRDRKFLTLAAGMMLGLFAQIGLLAHLFSLLVPVLGEGAAGLAMGGATLAAILGRTLVGWVMPVSADRRLVACMSYGVQVLGSLVFLAASGEGGLWLFTGLALFGLGIGNATSLPPLIAQQEFTPTDAARVVPLIVAIGQAGYAFAPAAFGLLRGDAGSEGLLFACAAAVQLLAILCLLAGRGDRKA
- a CDS encoding SDR family oxidoreductase — encoded protein: MNTVLITGCSSGYGLETARHFHAQGWSVIATMRRPREGVLPVSDRLRLLALDVTCPDSIAAALEAAGPVNVLVNNAGIGVVGAFEATPMAHVRKVFDTNTFGTMAVVQAVIPQMRARRSGVIVNVTSSVTLAPMPLAAAYTASKQAIQGFTGSLAHELAAFGVRVRLVEPGYAPTTRFAANTDIPVMDLIPEAYADFAGPIFAGFAKPGLTTRESDVAEAVWRAANDTSDRLHYPAGADAVALAGQA